In Streptomyces durocortorensis, a genomic segment contains:
- a CDS encoding AraC family transcriptional regulator — MDVFDELLQGVRGKGAVFGRSMLWPPWSLRFTDGAYLTMCMPLRGAGWIVPEGGEPLRVEAGDAAIVRGPAPFVFTDEPANGTGSGGGSGPDSGSGDRVREVRWRRGQDMADAPGGDPELDSPTVLLVATYDVRTEVPQRLLRALPPALVVSDDEDCSPLRDYLEARMGGRRPGDQIVLDRLLDWMLVCTLRDWFDRPEADPPGWYGALGDEVAGPALRAMHEDPAYPWTTAELASRAGVSRTTLAKRFTELVGDGPVAYLTEWRMTLAADLLTRPELTVAAVARRVGYADAFGFSAAFKRLRGESPSAYRREAVASEAVG, encoded by the coding sequence ATGGACGTGTTCGACGAGCTGTTGCAGGGTGTGCGGGGCAAGGGGGCGGTGTTCGGCCGGTCGATGCTGTGGCCGCCGTGGTCGCTGCGGTTCACCGACGGGGCCTATCTGACCATGTGCATGCCGCTGCGGGGTGCGGGGTGGATCGTGCCCGAGGGCGGCGAGCCGCTGCGGGTGGAGGCCGGTGACGCCGCGATCGTACGGGGACCGGCGCCGTTCGTCTTCACCGATGAGCCGGCGAACGGCACGGGGTCGGGGGGCGGTTCCGGGCCCGATTCCGGATCGGGCGACCGCGTGCGGGAGGTGCGCTGGAGGCGGGGGCAGGACATGGCCGACGCTCCGGGCGGTGACCCCGAACTCGACTCCCCCACCGTCCTGCTGGTCGCCACCTACGACGTACGGACGGAAGTCCCGCAGCGGCTCCTGCGAGCGCTCCCGCCCGCCCTCGTCGTCTCCGACGACGAGGACTGCTCACCCCTGCGCGACTACCTGGAGGCGCGGATGGGCGGCAGGCGGCCGGGGGATCAGATCGTCCTCGACCGGCTCCTGGACTGGATGCTCGTGTGTACGCTGCGGGACTGGTTCGACCGGCCCGAGGCCGACCCGCCGGGCTGGTACGGCGCACTCGGCGACGAGGTGGCGGGCCCGGCCCTGCGGGCGATGCACGAGGACCCGGCGTACCCCTGGACGACGGCGGAGCTGGCGAGCCGGGCGGGGGTCTCGCGGACGACCCTGGCCAAGCGGTTCACGGAACTCGTGGGGGACGGGCCGGTGGCGTATCTGACCGAGTGGCGGATGACCCTCGCCGCCGACCTGCTGACCCGGCCCGAGCTGACCGTCGCGGCGGTCGCCCGGCGGGTCGGCTACGCGGACGCCTTCGGCTTCAGCGCGGCGTTCAAACGGCTGCGCGGCGAGAGCCCGAGCGCGTACCGGCGGGAGGCGGTGGCGTCCGAGGCGGTGGGGTGA
- a CDS encoding Zn-ribbon domain-containing OB-fold protein encodes MSPGTPPDRAAVPRFDLPEPDAFTRPYWDAAGEGRLLIRRCAACGRAHHYPREFCPYCWSEDVEWEPASGDATLYTWSVVHRNDLPPFGSRVPYVAAVVDLAEGPRMMTEVVECEPAALRVGMGLTVTFRGAEEVEGVEAVPVFRPLRLTGSETPGGAGKSPGAGFRPGNGLSAFAACGRVAPGP; translated from the coding sequence GTGAGCCCGGGGACGCCTCCGGACCGCGCGGCGGTCCCGCGCTTCGACCTCCCGGAGCCGGACGCCTTCACCCGCCCGTACTGGGACGCGGCGGGGGAGGGGCGGCTGCTGATCCGCCGCTGCGCCGCCTGCGGCCGGGCGCACCACTACCCGCGCGAGTTCTGCCCGTACTGCTGGAGCGAGGACGTGGAGTGGGAGCCCGCGAGCGGAGACGCCACCCTCTACACCTGGTCCGTCGTCCACCGCAACGACCTGCCGCCCTTCGGCTCCCGCGTCCCGTACGTCGCCGCCGTCGTCGACCTCGCGGAGGGGCCCCGGATGATGACGGAGGTCGTGGAGTGCGAGCCCGCCGCGCTCCGCGTCGGGATGGGGCTGACGGTCACGTTCCGGGGCGCGGAGGAGGTGGAGGGCGTGGAGGCCGTACCGGTCTTCAGGCCCCTGCGGCTGACGGGCTCCGAGACGCCGGGTGGGGCCGGGAAGAGCCCGGGGGCCGGATTCCGTCCGGGAAACGGCCTGTCCGCGTTCGCCGCCTGTGGGAGGGTGGCGCCGGGGCCATGA
- a CDS encoding flavin-containing monooxygenase → MPNSPSTAGSHDAVALTDRTDDRPVYVIGGGPGGLAVAAALRARGVRAVILEKSDRVGASWRGHYDRLHLHTTRRWSALPGLRIPRRFGRWVGRDDLVRYLEKYAEHHELEVVTGVEVTRVDRAPDGSGDWQLTATGGRVLRGRAVVVATGYNHTPRIPDWPGRDTFTGELLHAARYRNPAPYADRDVLVVGIGNTGAEIAADLAEGGASRVRIAVRTPPHIVRRSTAGWPAQATGVLVRRLPVWLVDRAGAALARITVPDLTAHGLPRPETGLYSRARQGAIPVQDVGLIDAVRTGAVAPVATVASFDKDAVILADGTRLTPDAVITATGYDRALEPLLGHLDVLDARGRPLTHGARSPKQTPGLYFTGFTNPISGMLRELALDAERIAKRVARASR, encoded by the coding sequence ATGCCCAACAGCCCGTCCACCGCAGGCAGCCACGACGCCGTCGCCCTCACCGACCGTACGGACGACCGGCCCGTCTATGTCATCGGCGGCGGCCCCGGAGGCCTCGCCGTCGCCGCGGCGCTCCGCGCACGGGGCGTACGGGCGGTGATCCTGGAGAAATCGGACCGGGTCGGCGCGTCCTGGCGGGGCCACTACGACCGGCTGCACCTGCACACCACCCGCCGCTGGTCGGCGCTGCCGGGGCTGCGGATACCGCGCAGGTTCGGGCGATGGGTCGGCCGGGACGACCTGGTGCGGTACCTGGAGAAGTACGCCGAACACCACGAGCTGGAGGTGGTGACGGGCGTCGAGGTGACCCGTGTCGACCGGGCCCCCGACGGCTCCGGCGACTGGCAGCTCACCGCGACCGGCGGCCGGGTCCTGCGGGGCCGCGCGGTCGTCGTGGCCACCGGCTACAACCACACCCCGCGCATCCCCGACTGGCCGGGCCGCGACACGTTCACGGGCGAGCTGCTGCACGCGGCGCGGTACCGGAACCCCGCCCCGTACGCGGACCGGGACGTCCTGGTCGTCGGCATCGGCAACACGGGCGCGGAGATAGCGGCGGACCTGGCGGAGGGCGGCGCGTCCCGGGTGCGCATCGCGGTCCGCACGCCCCCGCACATCGTGCGCCGCTCCACCGCGGGCTGGCCCGCCCAGGCCACCGGCGTCCTGGTCCGCCGGCTGCCGGTGTGGCTCGTCGACCGGGCGGGGGCCGCACTGGCCCGGATCACCGTGCCCGACCTGACCGCCCATGGCCTCCCGCGCCCGGAAACGGGCCTGTACTCCCGGGCCCGGCAAGGCGCGATCCCGGTCCAGGACGTGGGCCTGATCGACGCGGTGAGGACCGGCGCGGTGGCGCCCGTCGCCACGGTCGCCTCGTTCGACAAGGACGCGGTGATCCTGGCCGACGGCACCCGCCTCACCCCGGACGCCGTCATCACCGCGACCGGTTACGACCGCGCCCTGGAGCCCCTGCTCGGCCACCTGGACGTCCTGGACGCCCGGGGCCGCCCGCTCACCCACGGCGCCCGCTCCCCGAAGCAGACGCCGGGCCTCTACTTCACCGGCTTCACCAACCCGATCAGCGGGATGCTCCGCGAACTGGCCCTGGACGCCGAGAGAATCGCCAAAAGGGTGGCGCGGGCGTCGCGCTGA
- a CDS encoding NAD(P)H-binding protein yields MTSQTPQAPETSETQGPVLVVGGTGKTGRRVVARLRERGVETRAASRSGDTPFDWQDRATWQAALAGAAAVYIVPQDASPSPTPAFVEQAVASGVRRIVLLSARGTGTPGYFGPGHDDGGPHGEGERAVRASGVPWTILRPGWFAQNFNEGAFLGGVRGGTLALPTGDGRAAFVDADDIADVAVAALTEDGHTGEVYELSGRRALSIAEALDEIAKETGVRATHVTIDESTFRDGLLSQGVPEAEAELWTVVLRPIAASREAPVLDGVRRALGREPRDFTDFVRDAAAKGSWA; encoded by the coding sequence ATGACATCCCAGACGCCCCAGGCACCTGAAACATCCGAGACGCAGGGCCCCGTGCTCGTGGTCGGCGGTACCGGCAAGACCGGCCGCAGGGTCGTGGCCCGCCTCCGCGAGCGGGGGGTGGAGACCCGGGCGGCCTCGCGGTCCGGCGACACCCCCTTCGACTGGCAGGACCGCGCCACCTGGCAGGCGGCCCTGGCCGGGGCCGCAGCCGTCTACATCGTCCCGCAGGACGCCTCCCCCTCCCCGACACCGGCCTTCGTCGAACAGGCCGTCGCGAGCGGGGTGCGGCGCATCGTCCTGCTCTCGGCACGGGGCACCGGCACGCCCGGCTACTTCGGCCCCGGTCACGACGACGGCGGCCCGCACGGTGAGGGCGAGCGGGCGGTCCGGGCCTCCGGAGTGCCCTGGACGATCCTGCGGCCGGGCTGGTTCGCCCAGAACTTCAACGAGGGCGCCTTCCTCGGCGGCGTACGCGGCGGAACGCTGGCCCTGCCCACCGGGGACGGCCGGGCGGCGTTCGTCGACGCGGACGACATCGCGGACGTGGCCGTGGCCGCGCTCACCGAGGACGGCCACACGGGCGAGGTGTACGAACTGTCCGGCCGACGGGCGCTCAGCATCGCTGAGGCCCTGGACGAGATCGCCAAGGAGACCGGGGTGCGCGCCACCCACGTCACCATCGACGAGTCCACCTTCCGGGACGGGCTGCTGTCCCAGGGCGTCCCGGAGGCCGAGGCCGAGCTCTGGACCGTCGTGCTGAGGCCGATCGCCGCGAGCCGGGAGGCCCCGGTACTGGACGGCGTACGACGGGCGCTGGGCCGGGAGCCGCGCGACTTCACCGACTTCGTCCGTGACGCGGCGGCGAAGGGGTCGTGGGCCTGA
- a CDS encoding DoxX family protein, producing the protein MRTIWLSGAEWFAVLRIGLGLWWLESWRHKDKKGWFERGTGIAWAADVAGKHRWGVVRTGFRRIVAPHPKLMAYVVVYAELAIGLGLVTGFLTPVALIAALLLNLLYLVLMIHDWAEQGQNAMMALISLVALFAMAWQTWSLDAAFGLFL; encoded by the coding sequence ATGCGGACGATCTGGCTCAGCGGTGCGGAATGGTTCGCCGTTCTGCGCATAGGCCTCGGCCTGTGGTGGCTGGAGAGCTGGCGGCACAAGGACAAGAAGGGCTGGTTCGAACGCGGTACGGGCATCGCCTGGGCGGCGGACGTCGCGGGCAAGCACCGCTGGGGCGTCGTGCGCACGGGCTTCCGGCGGATCGTCGCGCCGCACCCGAAGCTCATGGCGTACGTCGTCGTCTACGCCGAACTGGCAATCGGGCTGGGCCTGGTGACCGGGTTCCTGACCCCGGTCGCCCTGATCGCCGCGCTCCTCCTCAACCTCCTCTACCTGGTCCTGATGATCCACGACTGGGCCGAGCAGGGGCAGAACGCGATGATGGCGCTGATCTCGCTGGTGGCCCTGTTCGCGATGGCCTGGCAGACGTGGTCGCTGGACGCGGCGTTCGGGCTGTTCCTGTGA
- a CDS encoding CHAT domain-containing protein — MRRSGDVTGWAFLAEVDGVRHAGLAVGQAGLSPFTGAGAGGSLFTRAYARGLAALTSLDGLPFADPVDARWCVHRDAAGIVVVFGPGGLELAYDLDLDLPPGWLETAAGAGSLVLVVSHVLPAAGDMAEVLTDETQRGMVCAGRVRFGPPGHAAAGPPTVTYVLDPVSVLLELVLHVGDRVLSLDTAKLRARELERARRGLGPELEEAHGLSAEEMLDALTGEAARSQGASAEVLHLYWRLAAEVADECGAESTWREAALRTVESAAPVLAQRCDRSVFEEADAVAGRLIAELEGSPGLAAALLAAARLRLAVLGPEDRGGDVYAGEERTVRAAQLAADLYRPEPHRPRSSGPWPLRFDSRLRVEARQLLLRAAESDDRASGPGSTLRPMILAALAQVLAEDGGVDQETARAAFAALYETSGASGAAPPDLLLFLLRWVAGTPAAPDALVDAVRENLFGSDTDAFLAAYGGAVAARTVDQGVNLARERADRRLLRAALDWADRSSFVRGPAHRRQLTEARLHALPDDPTDCPGPGPLPESFPAAWSPAQRSAALLHTAAHARDRQQPALGVALLRQAGPSGGAGVRLLTADLYRLAVERGEPVAGEVPFPWGHSTYAALSYASLNQQDLALACLLPVLHDLPRLHGDDLKKAVYAIIVDVPNFDTSGAPALGEVLRDLVHAAVWQLTVETESMPVALMLGLHQAGKGPEAGAWRRIEGPVTRPAHIENYVAKLRALQSPTAVGGATANLLNVLDADHRPGDEDNEDNEGGEGGEGRDDREEFARHLRRRISSFIDDELRSRSAAFVDDEHLWARTGELLDDRTVLLTWFLPTATNGAAVLLAVTREGSAMVVQLGEAADSGPRDAEAYADRHPAADRHPVPDRHPVADLVEAVRTEVERDPLVGDVTPEGRRLLTGYELPLATDDQWAAWRAQGKNRLLLWPHGALHYLPVALCSGDGRVIADDWTVTTIAGLEALVPADVPVRPRRTAVLASAAGGVPYGLPAEPALEEHARAVAAAVRATALTGPAATRAGLLAELATADVVHLAVHGTMDQDAPWLHCLYFTPDDDDDGRVLAHDFLELDLSGVRLVTLAACESALGRFDRADNVRGVPAALITAGVQAVVGCLWAVRPEPATFFFHHLHLRAGLVDDPEQAFRAAQLATRARYPQYRDWGAFTYLLGRSKGADV, encoded by the coding sequence GTGCGGCGCTCGGGGGATGTCACGGGCTGGGCGTTCCTGGCGGAAGTGGACGGAGTCCGGCACGCCGGGCTGGCGGTGGGGCAGGCAGGGCTCAGTCCGTTCACCGGGGCCGGTGCCGGCGGAAGCCTGTTCACCAGGGCGTACGCGCGGGGGCTGGCCGCGCTCACCTCGCTGGACGGACTGCCGTTCGCGGACCCCGTCGACGCGCGGTGGTGCGTCCACCGGGACGCGGCGGGCATCGTCGTCGTCTTCGGACCGGGCGGCCTGGAGCTGGCGTACGACCTCGATCTGGACCTGCCGCCCGGCTGGCTGGAGACGGCTGCCGGTGCCGGATCGCTCGTCCTGGTGGTGTCCCACGTGCTGCCGGCCGCGGGCGACATGGCCGAAGTGCTGACCGACGAGACACAGCGGGGGATGGTCTGCGCAGGCCGGGTGCGGTTCGGCCCGCCCGGCCACGCGGCGGCCGGTCCGCCCACGGTCACCTACGTCCTCGACCCGGTGTCCGTCCTGCTGGAGCTGGTGCTCCATGTGGGGGACCGGGTGCTGTCGCTCGACACGGCCAAGCTGCGGGCCCGTGAGCTGGAGCGGGCGCGGCGCGGACTGGGGCCGGAGCTGGAGGAAGCGCACGGGCTGTCCGCCGAAGAGATGCTGGACGCGCTGACCGGCGAGGCGGCCCGGAGTCAGGGAGCGTCGGCCGAGGTCCTCCACCTCTACTGGCGGTTGGCGGCCGAGGTCGCCGACGAGTGCGGGGCGGAGTCCACCTGGCGGGAGGCGGCGCTGCGTACGGTCGAGAGTGCGGCACCGGTTCTCGCGCAGCGGTGCGACCGCTCGGTGTTCGAGGAAGCCGACGCGGTGGCGGGCCGCCTGATCGCGGAACTGGAGGGTTCCCCGGGCCTGGCCGCGGCCCTCCTGGCCGCAGCCAGGCTGCGGCTGGCGGTACTGGGGCCGGAGGACCGGGGCGGCGACGTGTACGCCGGTGAGGAGCGGACCGTACGGGCCGCTCAGCTCGCCGCGGACCTGTACCGACCTGAGCCGCACCGGCCGCGGTCCAGCGGGCCGTGGCCGTTGCGGTTCGACTCGCGGCTGCGCGTGGAGGCACGTCAACTGCTGCTACGGGCGGCCGAGTCGGACGACCGGGCGAGCGGGCCTGGCAGCACACTGCGCCCGATGATCCTGGCCGCGCTGGCCCAGGTGCTCGCGGAGGACGGAGGCGTGGACCAGGAGACCGCGCGGGCCGCGTTCGCCGCGCTGTACGAGACGTCCGGAGCGTCCGGGGCCGCTCCGCCGGATCTGCTGCTCTTCCTGCTTCGGTGGGTGGCGGGTACGCCCGCCGCGCCCGACGCGCTCGTCGACGCCGTGCGCGAGAACTTGTTCGGCTCGGACACAGACGCCTTCCTCGCCGCGTACGGCGGTGCGGTCGCCGCTCGTACCGTGGACCAGGGCGTCAACCTCGCCCGGGAGCGAGCCGACCGGCGGTTGCTCCGTGCGGCACTTGACTGGGCCGACAGGTCCTCCTTCGTCAGGGGCCCGGCGCACCGCCGGCAGCTGACGGAGGCCCGGCTGCACGCACTGCCCGACGACCCCACCGACTGCCCCGGCCCCGGCCCGCTCCCGGAGTCCTTTCCGGCGGCCTGGTCCCCGGCGCAGCGCTCGGCCGCCCTGCTGCACACCGCCGCCCACGCCCGCGACCGGCAGCAGCCCGCGCTGGGTGTCGCCCTCCTGCGGCAGGCGGGCCCGAGCGGCGGCGCGGGGGTGCGACTGCTTACGGCGGACCTGTACCGGCTGGCCGTGGAGCGGGGCGAGCCGGTGGCAGGCGAGGTTCCGTTCCCGTGGGGTCACTCCACGTACGCCGCTCTCTCCTACGCCTCGCTGAACCAGCAGGACCTTGCCCTGGCGTGCCTGCTGCCCGTCCTCCACGACCTGCCGCGACTCCACGGCGACGACCTCAAGAAGGCCGTGTACGCGATCATCGTGGACGTTCCGAACTTCGACACCAGCGGCGCTCCCGCGCTCGGCGAGGTGCTGCGCGACCTCGTCCACGCCGCCGTATGGCAACTCACCGTCGAGACCGAGTCCATGCCGGTGGCGTTGATGCTCGGCCTCCACCAGGCCGGGAAGGGGCCGGAAGCGGGCGCGTGGCGCCGGATCGAAGGCCCGGTCACCCGGCCCGCGCACATCGAGAACTACGTCGCGAAACTCCGCGCCCTGCAGAGCCCCACGGCCGTCGGCGGTGCGACGGCGAACCTGCTCAACGTGCTGGACGCGGACCACCGCCCCGGCGACGAGGACAACGAGGACAACGAAGGCGGCGAGGGCGGCGAAGGCCGTGACGATCGGGAGGAGTTCGCCCGCCACCTGCGGCGGCGCATCTCCTCGTTCATCGACGACGAACTGCGCAGCCGCTCGGCGGCGTTCGTGGACGACGAGCACCTGTGGGCGCGGACCGGGGAACTGCTCGACGACCGCACCGTGCTGCTCACCTGGTTCCTGCCCACCGCGACGAACGGCGCGGCCGTCCTGCTCGCCGTCACCCGCGAGGGCAGCGCGATGGTCGTGCAGCTCGGCGAGGCGGCCGACAGCGGACCACGGGACGCCGAAGCGTACGCCGACCGGCACCCCGCCGCTGACCGGCATCCCGTCCCCGACCGGCATCCCGTCGCCGACCTGGTGGAGGCGGTCCGGACGGAGGTCGAACGCGACCCGCTCGTCGGCGACGTGACCCCGGAGGGGCGCCGGTTGCTCACCGGGTACGAACTTCCGCTCGCCACCGACGACCAGTGGGCCGCATGGCGCGCCCAGGGCAAGAACCGCCTCCTGCTCTGGCCGCACGGCGCACTGCACTACCTGCCGGTCGCACTCTGCTCCGGCGACGGCCGCGTGATCGCCGACGACTGGACCGTCACCACCATCGCGGGCCTCGAAGCCCTCGTCCCCGCGGACGTCCCCGTACGCCCCCGCCGTACCGCGGTGCTCGCTTCGGCCGCCGGTGGCGTCCCCTACGGTCTGCCCGCCGAACCCGCTCTGGAGGAGCACGCCCGTGCGGTCGCCGCCGCGGTCAGGGCGACCGCGCTGACGGGCCCGGCCGCCACCCGTGCCGGGCTGCTGGCCGAACTCGCCACGGCGGACGTGGTCCATCTCGCCGTCCACGGCACCATGGACCAGGACGCGCCCTGGTTGCACTGCCTCTACTTCACGCCGGACGATGACGACGACGGCCGGGTCCTCGCCCACGACTTCCTCGAACTCGACCTGAGCGGCGTCCGCCTGGTCACGCTCGCCGCGTGCGAGTCGGCGCTGGGCCGCTTCGACCGGGCGGACAACGTCCGAGGCGTCCCGGCGGCGCTGATCACCGCCGGTGTGCAGGCCGTCGTGGGCTGCC